The following coding sequences are from one uncultured Desulfobacter sp. window:
- the yajC gene encoding preprotein translocase subunit YajC has product MLISTAYAMGAPGGQAGQGGGLAGFLPIIILFAIFYFLLIRPQQKKAKEHKLMLDNLKKGNRVVTSGGIFGTIVSLDDTTVGLEIAEKVKIKVARGNIGGLMSDNGTQTTPKEKN; this is encoded by the coding sequence ATGTTGATCAGCACTGCATACGCCATGGGCGCCCCTGGAGGACAAGCCGGACAAGGTGGAGGACTGGCTGGTTTTTTACCCATTATTATTTTATTTGCAATTTTTTACTTTTTGCTCATCAGGCCCCAACAAAAAAAGGCCAAAGAACATAAGCTGATGCTCGACAATCTTAAAAAGGGAAACCGGGTGGTAACCTCCGGCGGCATTTTCGGTACCATTGTTTCCTTAGATGACACAACTGTCGGTCTTGAGATTGCCGAAAAAGTTAAAATTAAGGTTGCAAGGGGAAACATCGGCGGTTTGATGTCCGATAACGGCACCCAAACAACACCCAAAGAAAAAAATTAA